The following coding sequences are from one Triticum aestivum cultivar Chinese Spring chromosome 5A, IWGSC CS RefSeq v2.1, whole genome shotgun sequence window:
- the LOC123102385 gene encoding F-box/LRR-repeat protein At5g02910-like isoform X3, with protein MDAAGPSPKRRRSASPGVEEDGGCADYISALPDAVLGDIISLLPTKEGARTRILASRWRDLWLSAPLNLDCRELTAGRNEVRSDVVSRILSSHRGPGRRLYINTCIHWILADTVEACLRSAALDNLEELDFINHLLEKPQRALILRFSPTLRVANIGGCNLSDVNFHELHLHFPLLKQLGLVNVMISESSLHSLIAGCPALECLLIDMCSGFRRIRINSPTMRCMAVREYGIPIESLLLEQIVIEKAPCLVRLLFERGSILQVTVLAAPKLETLGFISDKCRSGELSRLMIGSTVLQGLCVDNLITVVQTVKILAPDMHNLSLDTVIELMRCFPCLEKLYIQMPSLGGVRFEELVSSDSHMTELDKCFLRPGLPEKLHERNQEEIQQDFFRLRGRWDWIVKLKYMKAGVLDHLFLPSVQK; from the exons ATGGATGCGGCGGGTCCTAGCCCGAAGCGGAGGAGATCGGCCTCGCCCGGTGTGGAAGAAGACGGAGGATGCGCCGACTACATCAGCGCCCTCCCCGACGCCGTGCTCGGCgacatcatctccctcctccccaccAAGGAAGGCGCCCGCACCCGAATCCTCGCGTCCCGGTGGCGCGACCTCTGGCTCTCCGCCCCTCTTAATCTCGACTGCCGTGAGCTCACCGCCGGCAGGAATGAAGTCCGCTCCGACGTCGTCTCCCGCATCCTTTCCTCCCACCGGGGACCCGGCCGTCGTCTCTACATCAACACCTGCATCCACTGGATACTAGCAGACACCGTGGAAGCTTGCCTCCGATCCGCCGCTCTGGACAACCTTGAGGAGCTTGATTTCATCAACCATCTGTTAGAGAAACCACAGCGGGCATTGATCCTCCGCTTCTCGCCCACCCTCCGTGTTGCCAACATTGGTGGATGCAACCTCTCGGACGTCAACTTCCATGAGCTCCACCTTCACTTCCCCTTGCTTAAGCAGCTCGGTCTTGTAAATGTCATGATCTCGGAGAGCTCGCTGCATAGCCTGATTGCCGGGTGCCCAGCTCTCGAGTGCTTGCTGATTGACATGTGCTCTGGCTTCCGCCGCATCCGAATAAACTCCCCAACTATGAGATGCATGGCTGTGAGAGAATATGGGATACCGATAGAGTCACTGCTGCTTGAACAAATCGTCATTGAGAAAGCTCCTTGTCTTGTGAGGCTGCTCTTTGAGAGGGGCAGTATTCTGCAGGTAACCGTACTCGCAGCTCCTAAACTGGAGACTTTAGGCTTCATTAGTGATAAGTGCAGGTCAGGTGAATTGTCCAGACTCATGATTGGCTCCACTGTTCTTCAG GGATTGTGTGTTGATAACCTGATAACAGTGGTACAAACTGTCAAGATTTTGGCTCCTGATATGCACAATCTTAGTTTGGATACTGTTATTGAATTGatgagatgctttccgtgcttgGAGAAGTTGTACATTCAG ATGCCTAGTTTGGGAGGTGTGCGTTTTGAAGAATTAGTTAGTAGTGATAGCCATATGACAGAGTTGGATAAGTGTTTTTTGAGGCCCGGGCTCCCAGAGAAGCTCCATGAAAGGAACCAAGAGGAAATTCAACAAGATTTTTTCCGGTTGCGTGGAAGGTGGGATTGGATTGTTAAACTCAAATACATGAAAGCCGGGGTTTTGGATCACCTGTTCTTACCGAGTGTCCAAAAATAA
- the LOC123102385 gene encoding FBD-associated F-box protein At5g60610-like isoform X2: MDAAGPSPKRRRSASPGVEEDGGCADYISALPDAVLGDIISLLPTKEGARTRILASRWRDLWLSAPLNLDCRELTAGRNEVRSDVVSRILSSHRGPGRRLYINTCIHWILADTVEACLRSAALDNLEELDFINHLLEKPQRALILRFSPTLRVANIGGCNLSDVNFHELHLHFPLLKQLGLVNVMISESSLHSLIAGCPALECLLIDMCSGFRRIRINSPTMRCMAVREYGIPIESLLLEQIVIEKAPCLVRLLFERGSILQVTVLAAPKLETLGFISDKCRSGELSRLMIGSTVLQGLCVDNLITVVQTVKILAPDMHNLSLDTVIELMRCFPCLEKLYIQSFQSRPGNLWRRKHRNLLKCFDMSLKTLVLQLYRGKKSQINFLTFFVLNAKVLESVTLGITTRNNNEKFLAKQRRKLELENRVSRDAQFHFRTGSCVRSSYDIKHIGDLDLTDPFAHM; this comes from the exons ATGGATGCGGCGGGTCCTAGCCCGAAGCGGAGGAGATCGGCCTCGCCCGGTGTGGAAGAAGACGGAGGATGCGCCGACTACATCAGCGCCCTCCCCGACGCCGTGCTCGGCgacatcatctccctcctccccaccAAGGAAGGCGCCCGCACCCGAATCCTCGCGTCCCGGTGGCGCGACCTCTGGCTCTCCGCCCCTCTTAATCTCGACTGCCGTGAGCTCACCGCCGGCAGGAATGAAGTCCGCTCCGACGTCGTCTCCCGCATCCTTTCCTCCCACCGGGGACCCGGCCGTCGTCTCTACATCAACACCTGCATCCACTGGATACTAGCAGACACCGTGGAAGCTTGCCTCCGATCCGCCGCTCTGGACAACCTTGAGGAGCTTGATTTCATCAACCATCTGTTAGAGAAACCACAGCGGGCATTGATCCTCCGCTTCTCGCCCACCCTCCGTGTTGCCAACATTGGTGGATGCAACCTCTCGGACGTCAACTTCCATGAGCTCCACCTTCACTTCCCCTTGCTTAAGCAGCTCGGTCTTGTAAATGTCATGATCTCGGAGAGCTCGCTGCATAGCCTGATTGCCGGGTGCCCAGCTCTCGAGTGCTTGCTGATTGACATGTGCTCTGGCTTCCGCCGCATCCGAATAAACTCCCCAACTATGAGATGCATGGCTGTGAGAGAATATGGGATACCGATAGAGTCACTGCTGCTTGAACAAATCGTCATTGAGAAAGCTCCTTGTCTTGTGAGGCTGCTCTTTGAGAGGGGCAGTATTCTGCAGGTAACCGTACTCGCAGCTCCTAAACTGGAGACTTTAGGCTTCATTAGTGATAAGTGCAGGTCAGGTGAATTGTCCAGACTCATGATTGGCTCCACTGTTCTTCAG GGATTGTGTGTTGATAACCTGATAACAGTGGTACAAACTGTCAAGATTTTGGCTCCTGATATGCACAATCTTAGTTTGGATACTGTTATTGAATTGatgagatgctttccgtgcttgGAGAAGTTGTACATTCAG TCATTTCAATCAAGACCGGGGAATTTGTGGCGTCGTAAACACCGGAATCTGTTAAAATGTTTTGACATGAGTCTGAAGACGTTAGTGTTACAACTATATCGGGGGAAGAAGTCGCAAATTAACTTTCTTACATTCTTTGTATTGAATGCGAAAGTGCTAGAGTCAGTGACACTTGGCATCACAACCAGGAATAACAATGAGAAGTTCTTGGCAAAACAACGCAGGAAGCTTGAGCTAGAGAACAGGGTTTCCAGAGATGCTCAGTTTCATTTTAGAACTGGTAGTTGTGTCCGCAGTTCTTATGATATCAAGCATATCGGTGATTTGGATTTAACTGATCCATTTGCACATATGTAG
- the LOC123102385 gene encoding FBD-associated F-box protein At5g60610-like isoform X1 — MDAAGPSPKRRRSASPGVEEDGGCADYISALPDAVLGDIISLLPTKEGARTRILASRWRDLWLSAPLNLDCRELTAGRNEVRSDVVSRILSSHRGPGRRLYINTCIHWILADTVEACLRSAALDNLEELDFINHLLEKPQRALILRFSPTLRVANIGGCNLSDVNFHELHLHFPLLKQLGLVNVMISESSLHSLIAGCPALECLLIDMCSGFRRIRINSPTMRCMAVREYGIPIESLLLEQIVIEKAPCLVRLLFERGSILQVTVLAAPKLETLGFISDKCRSGELSRLMIGSTVLQVCPMASQLHFYAQKNCLSPDLCTGLILWLSYLIKGLCVDNLITVVQTVKILAPDMHNLSLDTVIELMRCFPCLEKLYIQSFQSRPGNLWRRKHRNLLKCFDMSLKTLVLQLYRGKKSQINFLTFFVLNAKVLESVTLGITTRNNNEKFLAKQRRKLELENRVSRDAQFHFRTGSCVRSSYDIKHIGDLDLTDPFAHM; from the exons ATGGATGCGGCGGGTCCTAGCCCGAAGCGGAGGAGATCGGCCTCGCCCGGTGTGGAAGAAGACGGAGGATGCGCCGACTACATCAGCGCCCTCCCCGACGCCGTGCTCGGCgacatcatctccctcctccccaccAAGGAAGGCGCCCGCACCCGAATCCTCGCGTCCCGGTGGCGCGACCTCTGGCTCTCCGCCCCTCTTAATCTCGACTGCCGTGAGCTCACCGCCGGCAGGAATGAAGTCCGCTCCGACGTCGTCTCCCGCATCCTTTCCTCCCACCGGGGACCCGGCCGTCGTCTCTACATCAACACCTGCATCCACTGGATACTAGCAGACACCGTGGAAGCTTGCCTCCGATCCGCCGCTCTGGACAACCTTGAGGAGCTTGATTTCATCAACCATCTGTTAGAGAAACCACAGCGGGCATTGATCCTCCGCTTCTCGCCCACCCTCCGTGTTGCCAACATTGGTGGATGCAACCTCTCGGACGTCAACTTCCATGAGCTCCACCTTCACTTCCCCTTGCTTAAGCAGCTCGGTCTTGTAAATGTCATGATCTCGGAGAGCTCGCTGCATAGCCTGATTGCCGGGTGCCCAGCTCTCGAGTGCTTGCTGATTGACATGTGCTCTGGCTTCCGCCGCATCCGAATAAACTCCCCAACTATGAGATGCATGGCTGTGAGAGAATATGGGATACCGATAGAGTCACTGCTGCTTGAACAAATCGTCATTGAGAAAGCTCCTTGTCTTGTGAGGCTGCTCTTTGAGAGGGGCAGTATTCTGCAGGTAACCGTACTCGCAGCTCCTAAACTGGAGACTTTAGGCTTCATTAGTGATAAGTGCAGGTCAGGTGAATTGTCCAGACTCATGATTGGCTCCACTGTTCTTCAGGTATGTCCTATGGCTTCTCAGTTGCATTTCTATGCGCAGAAAAATTGCCTATCACCTGACCTGTGCACTGGCCTAATATTGTGGCTTTCATACTTGATAAAGGGATTGTGTGTTGATAACCTGATAACAGTGGTACAAACTGTCAAGATTTTGGCTCCTGATATGCACAATCTTAGTTTGGATACTGTTATTGAATTGatgagatgctttccgtgcttgGAGAAGTTGTACATTCAG TCATTTCAATCAAGACCGGGGAATTTGTGGCGTCGTAAACACCGGAATCTGTTAAAATGTTTTGACATGAGTCTGAAGACGTTAGTGTTACAACTATATCGGGGGAAGAAGTCGCAAATTAACTTTCTTACATTCTTTGTATTGAATGCGAAAGTGCTAGAGTCAGTGACACTTGGCATCACAACCAGGAATAACAATGAGAAGTTCTTGGCAAAACAACGCAGGAAGCTTGAGCTAGAGAACAGGGTTTCCAGAGATGCTCAGTTTCATTTTAGAACTGGTAGTTGTGTCCGCAGTTCTTATGATATCAAGCATATCGGTGATTTGGATTTAACTGATCCATTTGCACATATGTAG